From one Gemella morbillorum genomic stretch:
- a CDS encoding methyltransferase domain-containing protein, giving the protein MSQNNIKIRVSVGKFYDDISKNKKKTKVDSKALSMSLGYDEDIINEFSDEINMGLSCGNPINHLKIKEGQTLIDLGCGAGMDIFVTKMKNPKVGMLYGLDRLDSMLEKARKVVESKNFDNIEFIKGELIDIPLEDKSVDRVISNCVINLEPDKQQVYNEIYRILKDDGMFVISDIILKQSLPEKWKNSEKLYCT; this is encoded by the coding sequence ATGTCACAAAATAATATTAAAATAAGAGTTTCTGTAGGGAAATTTTATGATGACATATCAAAAAATAAAAAGAAAACAAAAGTAGACTCTAAAGCACTTAGTATGTCATTAGGTTATGATGAAGATATTATCAACGAATTTTCTGATGAGATTAATATGGGGCTTTCTTGTGGGAATCCAATTAACCACTTAAAAATTAAAGAAGGACAAACTCTAATTGATTTAGGTTGTGGTGCAGGTATGGATATTTTCGTTACAAAGATGAAAAATCCAAAAGTCGGAATGCTTTATGGTTTAGATAGATTAGATTCTATGTTGGAAAAAGCTCGTAAAGTAGTAGAAAGCAAGAACTTTGATAATATAGAATTTATTAAGGGTGAACTAATCGATATTCCTTTAGAGGACAAATCGGTGGATAGAGTTATTAGTAACTGTGTTATTAACCTTGAACCAGATAAACAACAAGTTTACAATGAAATCTATCGTATATTAAAAGATGATGGTATGTTTGTTATTTCTGATATAATTTTAAAACAAAGCTTACCAGAAAAGTGGAAAAATTCTGAAAAACTATATTGTACTTGA
- a CDS encoding GNAT family N-acetyltransferase, giving the protein MNYSFKDIHSRARVAIETDKYVVYRTLKSKLYFSGNYLLMKKTPETIEELDYYISACRNFFRDKGVNFIHLASQENIALSKKLKKHLKKENYTEINLDLYYLDTDNFVEQEDSGYDISYLTKKDLNNYLEFQYKIDLESSDEEWAEHNQDLLYEDIRSDNIKQLIAKDGDKIIGTANIIVKADFFEIDNLYVSHEYRRKGVAMHLINFAVKNEQKKNVLLVADANDTPKYMYEKIGFKKISEQDFYLKTKL; this is encoded by the coding sequence TTGAATTACAGTTTTAAAGATATTCATTCGAGAGCTCGTGTGGCAATAGAAACAGATAAGTATGTAGTATACCGAACATTAAAATCAAAACTGTATTTTAGTGGAAATTACCTACTTATGAAAAAAACACCAGAGACAATAGAAGAATTAGATTACTACATTTCTGCGTGTAGAAATTTTTTTAGAGATAAAGGTGTAAATTTTATTCATTTGGCCTCTCAAGAGAATATAGCACTCTCTAAAAAGTTGAAAAAACACTTAAAAAAAGAGAATTATACAGAGATAAACTTAGATTTGTATTATTTAGATACTGATAATTTTGTAGAACAAGAAGATAGCGGTTATGATATAAGTTATTTAACAAAAAAAGATCTGAATAATTATTTGGAGTTCCAATATAAAATAGACTTGGAATCTAGTGATGAGGAGTGGGCAGAACATAATCAAGATCTTCTTTATGAAGATATTAGATCTGATAATATAAAACAATTAATAGCCAAAGATGGAGATAAAATTATTGGGACAGCGAATATTATCGTAAAGGCTGACTTTTTCGAAATAGACAATCTATATGTATCACATGAATACAGGCGAAAAGGAGTTGCTATGCATCTGATTAATTTTGCTGTAAAAAATGAACAGAAAAAAAATGTTTTATTAGTTGCTGATGCTAATGATACTCCAAAATATATGTATGAAAAAATTGGATTTAAGAAAATTTCTGAACAAG
- a CDS encoding response regulator transcription factor, giving the protein MRLLLAEDERDLADALEAMLKHNNYSVDTVDNGQDALDYLMLDDYDGAILDVMMPKMDGVTVVKKLRENKKNTPVLLLTAKSEVEDKVYGLDSGADDYLTKPFVIKELLARVRSMTRRQATFTSNVLELGNVSLSKYTFELSTDKDKVRLSNKEYQMMEMLMRNPGNVIQTEQFLERIWGYDSDSEINVVWVNISYLRKKLKALDANIQIKATRNVGYTLEIVDVQES; this is encoded by the coding sequence ATGAGACTATTACTAGCAGAAGATGAAAGAGACTTAGCTGATGCGCTAGAGGCGATGCTAAAGCATAATAATTATTCGGTAGATACAGTTGATAATGGTCAGGATGCATTAGATTATCTGATGCTTGATGACTATGATGGAGCTATATTGGATGTTATGATGCCGAAGATGGATGGAGTAACAGTAGTTAAAAAATTGAGAGAAAATAAAAAAAATACACCTGTACTACTATTAACGGCGAAATCAGAAGTAGAAGATAAAGTATATGGTCTTGACAGCGGGGCTGACGATTATTTAACAAAACCATTTGTTATTAAAGAATTACTAGCACGTGTAAGATCTATGACAAGAAGACAGGCAACATTTACGAGTAATGTTCTTGAATTAGGAAATGTTAGTTTGAGTAAATATACTTTTGAGTTGTCTACTGATAAAGATAAAGTAAGACTATCAAATAAAGAATATCAAATGATGGAAATGCTAATGCGTAATCCAGGGAATGTTATTCAAACAGAACAATTCCTAGAAAGAATTTGGGGTTATGACAGTGATTCAGAGATTAATGTAGTTTGGGTTAACATTTCTTACTTAAGAAAAAAACTGAAAGCATTAGATGCTAATATTCAAATTAAAGCAACTAGAAATGTTGGATATACATTGGAGATAGTCGATGTTCAAGAGTCTTAG
- a CDS encoding sensor histidine kinase: protein MFKSLRRKFVASAVVSVAVVITLMAVTLNFINYCKLEQRIDETLHETAKSQTLVALFKEGAENDLVITKNTSSATDSTGFSVAKVNSEGKIEKSYRDDALISSQKDLQSYIDKIYTNGQESGFIGSYRYLKTETKTGNVILFLNCQRDLESYYSFVRNTIIISSIVILSVLIIIVMVSKKVIAPIQQSYVKQKQFITDASHELKTPLAIISSNTDVLELEHGNSKWTKNIQNQVERLTSLVNSLVAFSRMEEKDTVERVKFDLTSTLKSRINDFNELANFQKKFIATDIDSNLYYNGDQQAIIQLMDILLENAIKYAPQNSDINISLKKNRRYATMKISNKANVKKGDLRKVFDRFYRLDESRNSHVKGYGIGLSMAQVIAEKHKEVIKAYAPKDGIFSIETRFTLDEKK, encoded by the coding sequence ATGTTCAAGAGTCTTAGAAGAAAATTTGTTGCTTCGGCAGTAGTTAGTGTTGCAGTAGTTATAACCTTAATGGCAGTAACTCTAAATTTTATTAACTATTGTAAGTTGGAGCAACGAATAGATGAAACACTACATGAAACGGCAAAATCACAAACATTAGTTGCCCTGTTCAAAGAAGGTGCAGAAAATGATTTAGTGATAACTAAAAATACATCTAGTGCTACTGATTCAACAGGTTTTTCTGTAGCGAAAGTAAATTCTGAAGGGAAGATCGAAAAATCTTATCGAGATGATGCTTTGATTTCGTCGCAGAAAGATTTGCAAAGTTATATTGATAAAATATATACTAATGGACAAGAGAGTGGTTTTATAGGAAGTTATCGATATTTAAAAACAGAAACTAAGACTGGAAATGTTATATTGTTTTTAAATTGTCAAAGAGACTTAGAGTCTTATTATTCATTTGTTAGAAATACAATAATCATATCTTCTATAGTTATCTTATCTGTACTTATAATTATTGTAATGGTATCAAAAAAAGTAATAGCGCCAATCCAACAGAGTTATGTAAAGCAAAAACAATTTATTACGGATGCTAGTCATGAATTAAAAACACCATTAGCTATTATTAGTTCCAATACCGATGTATTAGAACTTGAACATGGTAATTCGAAGTGGACAAAAAATATCCAAAATCAAGTAGAACGTCTAACTAGTCTTGTTAATAGCTTAGTTGCTTTTAGTAGAATGGAAGAAAAAGATACAGTAGAAAGAGTGAAGTTCGACTTGACAAGTACGTTAAAATCTCGCATAAATGATTTTAATGAATTAGCTAATTTCCAAAAGAAATTCATTGCTACAGATATTGACAGTAATCTTTATTATAACGGAGATCAACAAGCAATAATTCAACTAATGGATATTTTATTGGAAAATGCGATAAAATATGCACCGCAAAATAGTGATATAAATATTAGTCTTAAAAAAAATCGCCGCTATGCAACTATGAAAATTTCAAATAAAGCTAATGTAAAAAAAGGAGATTTACGAAAAGTATTCGATAGATTTTATCGTTTAGATGAATCAAGAAATAGCCACGTTAAAGGATACGGTATTGGTTTATCTATGGCTCAAGTAATTGCTGAAAAACATAAAGAAGTAATAAAAGCGTATGCTCCTAAAGATGGAATTTTCAGTATAGAAACGCGTTTTACGCTAGATGAGAAGAAGTAG
- a CDS encoding polyprenyl synthetase family protein → MLKQYDTLVQEVLEDIFEITRSDDKKLNTIIKEYFLNGGKRVRVLLLLICANLGDFEKNKKNIIRIASIVEIIHTASLIHDDIIDKAKTRRGQTTMSRAYGEEYALYVGDYLFATVLREIAEFKDERLHMYLSNTLKELCIGEIIQEEGLYNIRTRRIDYLKKIKRKTAILIAFATSAGSIVSCASNENIQRSYAFGYYLGMSYQIIDDYLDFAGGSETLGKEIGQDLINGNITLPAIIAREHNSALFKNFSKDSSLEEKQNIIKFIKNTGSILNETLEISQRYLEKALLNIENLGNDNVKEELVFVMDKLARREN, encoded by the coding sequence ATGTTAAAACAATATGATACTTTAGTACAAGAGGTACTAGAAGATATTTTCGAAATCACTCGCAGTGATGATAAGAAACTAAATACAATAATTAAGGAATATTTTTTAAATGGTGGTAAGCGAGTACGTGTATTATTACTTTTGATATGTGCAAATCTAGGTGATTTTGAAAAAAATAAAAAAAATATTATAAGAATAGCAAGTATAGTTGAGATTATTCATACAGCTAGTCTTATACATGATGATATTATTGATAAAGCGAAAACTCGTCGTGGACAGACAACTATGAGTAGGGCTTATGGAGAAGAATATGCTCTTTACGTAGGTGATTATCTATTTGCAACAGTGCTAAGAGAGATTGCAGAATTTAAGGATGAAAGACTGCATATGTATTTATCTAATACTTTGAAAGAGCTTTGTATAGGAGAAATTATTCAAGAAGAAGGGTTATATAATATAAGAACAAGAAGAATAGATTACTTGAAGAAGATAAAAAGGAAAACAGCTATTCTTATTGCTTTTGCCACAAGTGCAGGTAGTATAGTTTCTTGTGCATCTAATGAAAATATTCAACGTAGTTATGCTTTTGGTTATTATTTAGGTATGAGCTATCAGATAATTGATGATTATTTAGATTTTGCTGGAGGAAGTGAAACTTTAGGTAAAGAAATAGGTCAAGATTTAATAAACGGAAATATAACTTTACCAGCAATTATCGCAAGAGAACATAACTCAGCTTTGTTTAAGAATTTTTCGAAAGATTCTAGTTTAGAAGAAAAACAAAATATAATTAAATTTATAAAAAATACTGGAAGTATTTTGAATGAAACTTTAGAGATAAGTCAACGTTATTTAGAAAAAGCATTGCTTAATATAGAAAATTTAGGAAATGACAATGTAAAAGAAGAATTAGTATTCGTTATGGATAAGCTAGCAAGGAGAGAAAATTAA
- a CDS encoding tetratricopeptide repeat protein: MDIEQFLEELKEIDFSVLDREQQENFRSILFDNGLFEECLELSKIIYEQNKEDDDAIEGYVHNLQYLDRKDDALVVLYNAPKTPSILYQEGLIYMEDGLYEIAEEKFLQARRGTDFDEAIRAIDKELVAIYLTIGQEEKAKDLSERIFHEEQTLENFKIAFDNLFALGRFDDAIEFYNQHGKGYEDAGILFSLAFAYNQIQNLEKSKMHLLKTIALDADFTEAYLHLGHMSKGEEAKNYLEKYLELQGVAMSAYLHLISLYKDDQEYDKIRVMMQNILTTLGLSEETLFITINALKALYEYDKIYELYNEHSLIKDDPILLGAVLNALSEEEDYIDFVEEEVVTYFNVLHDEPTYLETLRNVYDLTSSKRVLEIIQHFEHHHGPHGHSH; the protein is encoded by the coding sequence ATGGATATTGAACAATTTTTAGAAGAATTAAAAGAGATAGACTTTAGTGTCTTAGATAGAGAACAACAGGAAAATTTTCGTTCTATCTTATTTGACAATGGATTATTTGAAGAGTGCTTGGAGCTGTCTAAAATAATTTATGAACAAAATAAAGAAGATGATGATGCAATAGAAGGGTATGTACATAATTTACAATATTTAGATAGAAAAGATGATGCCTTAGTTGTACTGTATAACGCCCCTAAAACACCATCTATTTTATACCAAGAAGGGCTAATCTATATGGAAGATGGATTGTATGAGATTGCGGAAGAAAAATTTCTTCAAGCTCGTCGCGGAACAGATTTCGATGAAGCAATTCGCGCTATCGATAAGGAACTTGTTGCAATTTATTTAACAATAGGTCAAGAAGAAAAGGCAAAAGATTTAAGTGAAAGAATTTTCCATGAAGAACAGACGCTAGAAAACTTCAAAATAGCTTTTGACAATTTATTTGCTTTAGGACGTTTTGATGATGCTATTGAATTTTATAATCAACATGGTAAAGGTTATGAAGATGCTGGTATATTGTTCTCATTAGCCTTTGCGTATAATCAAATACAAAATTTAGAAAAATCGAAAATGCATTTATTAAAAACTATTGCACTAGATGCTGATTTTACGGAAGCTTATTTACACCTAGGGCATATGTCAAAAGGTGAGGAAGCAAAAAATTATCTTGAGAAATATTTAGAGCTTCAAGGAGTGGCTATGAGTGCCTACTTACATCTTATTTCTCTTTATAAAGATGACCAAGAGTATGATAAAATTCGCGTTATGATGCAAAATATTTTAACAACTCTAGGTCTTTCAGAAGAAACATTGTTTATTACAATAAATGCACTAAAAGCATTGTATGAGTATGACAAAATTTATGAACTATACAATGAGCATTCATTAATTAAAGATGATCCTATTCTTTTAGGTGCAGTGTTGAATGCATTATCTGAGGAAGAAGATTACATTGATTTTGTTGAAGAAGAGGTTGTAACTTACTTTAATGTTCTTCATGACGAACCTACATATTTGGAGACGCTAAGAAATGTCTATGACTTAACATCTAGTAAGAGAGTGTTAGAGATAATTCAACACTTTGAACACCATCATGGACCTCACGGACATAGTCACTAA
- a CDS encoding DUF4064 domain-containing protein — MRPFNRTVEKVLAWVANVLLVILTGYLTYGAFFQLDLVKNNPELINQVKEILARDPQVAIYSPEQFINLIVVALKVYAVIYIILAILAILATLLMRKRILSGIFFLLVAIAVGVTTMGILLPVYLLHFIVAIMLFVRKEPTAEFPEQQEQQETISYL; from the coding sequence ATGAGACCATTTAATAGAACTGTGGAAAAAGTTTTAGCATGGGTTGCTAACGTATTGTTAGTAATTTTAACTGGATATTTAACTTATGGCGCGTTTTTCCAATTGGATTTAGTAAAAAATAATCCAGAGTTAATTAATCAAGTAAAAGAAATTCTTGCTAGAGATCCGCAAGTAGCGATTTATTCGCCAGAACAATTTATTAATTTAATCGTAGTAGCACTTAAAGTCTATGCTGTTATTTATATTATTTTGGCAATATTAGCTATTTTAGCAACATTACTAATGCGTAAACGTATTTTATCGGGAATATTTTTCTTATTAGTAGCGATTGCTGTAGGGGTAACTACTATGGGAATATTATTACCTGTGTACTTACTGCATTTTATCGTCGCAATTATGTTATTTGTTAGAAAAGAACCAACAGCAGAGTTTCCAGAACAACAGGAACAACAAGAAACAATAAGTTATCTATAA